The following are from one region of the Oncorhynchus masou masou isolate Uvic2021 chromosome 24, UVic_Omas_1.1, whole genome shotgun sequence genome:
- the LOC135512268 gene encoding tetraspanin-14-like, with protein MHYYRYENAEVSFCYKYLMFSYNIIFWLAGAAFIAIGFWAWSEKGVLLDLTQVTRLHGFDPVWLVLLVGGITFILGFAGCVGALRENICLLKFFSGVIGLIFFLELTAAVLAFVFQDNVREWINDFFLANVKAYREDIDLQNLIDSLQKLNHCCGAKEPDDWNLNVYFNCTNNNPSRERCGVPFSCCLSDPADSVLNTQCGYDVRKHLKGDWINYIYIKGCIPALEEWLPRNLYIVAGVFIIISLLQMMGIFLARTLIVDIEKVKFNY; from the exons ATGCACTACTATCGTTATGAAAATGCAGAAGTCAGCTTCTGTTACAAGTACCTCATGTTCAGCTACAACATCATATTTTGG CTGGCTGGAGCAGCATTCATCGCCATTGGGTTCTGGGCCTGGAGTGAGAAG GGAGTACTGTTGGACCTGACACAGGTGACACGGCTGCATGGCTTTGACCCCGTGTGGCTGGTGTTGCTGGTGGGAGGGATCACCTTCATCCTGGGCTTTGCAGGATGTGTAGGAGCACTCAGGGAGAACATATGCCTCCTCAAGTTT TTCTCAGGGGTGATCGGATTAATCTTCTTCCTGGAACTGACTGCGGCCGTGCTGGCGTTCGTCTTCCAGGACAACGTCAGAGAGTGGATCAACGACTTCTTCCTGGCCAACGTCAAGGCCTACAGAGAGGACATCGACCTGCAAAACCTGATTGACTCCCTGCAAAAGCTg AACCACTGCTGCGGAGCCAAGGAGCCTGATGACTGGAACCTGAACGTCTACTTCAACTGCACCAACAACAACCCCAGCAGAGAGAGGTGCGGAGTGCCCTTCTCCTGCTGCCTCAGTGACCCTGCA gactcTGTTTTAAACACCCAGTGTGGCTATGATGTCCGTAAACATCTAAAG GGGGACTGGATCAACTATATTTACATCAAGGGCTGCATCCCAGCCTTAGAGGAATGGCTTCCACGGAATCTCTACATAGTAGCTGGAGTATTCATCATTATATCTCTGCTTCAG ATGATGGGCATCTTCTTGGCTCGGACACTGATTGTCGACATTGAGAAGGTCAAGTTTAACTACTAG